From a region of the Motacilla alba alba isolate MOTALB_02 chromosome 25, Motacilla_alba_V1.0_pri, whole genome shotgun sequence genome:
- the POLR3C gene encoding DNA-directed RNA polymerase III subunit RPC3 → MTQAELRLCSLLLQEHFGEIVEKVGNSLLRTGPRPLRLLVGDTGLLPDQVKKALCVLLQHGLARYEAQPRGAVEYEALGRRVLRLLRYPRYIYTAKALYGDPGELLVEELLLHGHLPMSAAVARVADRLTETMEGGKEAPKNGIWEWWMGSEVPSHHRSALPQEIPKTPDHAPSRTFYLYTVNVMAAARMLLHRCYKSVANLMERRQHEMRENKRLLEKSQRVEAILASMQATGAEAAQLHEVEEMITGPERQQLESLKRNVNKIDASENQVDETIFVLESFIESTMKRP, encoded by the exons ATGACCCAGGCGGAGCTgcggctctgctccctgctcctgcaggagcattTCGGGGAAATCGTGGAAAAAGTCGGGAATTCCCTGCTGCGGACGGGGCCGAGGCCGCTGCGGCTGCTGgtgggggacacggggctgcTCCCGGATCAG GTGAAGAAGGCGCTGTGCGTGCTGCTGCAGCACGGGCTGGCGCGCTACGAGGCGCAGCCGCGCGGCGCCGTGGAGTACGAGGCGCTGGGGCGGCGCGTGCTGCGCCTGCTGCGCTACCCCCGCTACATCTACACGGCCAAGGCGCTCTACGGGGACCCCGGCgagctgctggtggaggagctgctgctgcacggCCACCTGCCCATGAGCGCCGCCGTGGCCAGGGTGGCCGACCGCCTCACCGAGACCATGGAAGGTGGGAAGGAAGCTCCGAAAAATGGGATCTGGGAATGGTGGATGGGATCTGAGGTACC TTCCCACCATCGCTCTGCCCTTCCTCAGGAGATTCCCAAGACTCCAGACCACGCTCCATCCCGCACCTTTTACCTGTACACGGTGAACGTGATGGCCGCTGCTCGGATGCTGCTTCACAGGTGCTACAAG AGCGTGGCCAACCTGATGGAGCGACGGCAGCACGAGATGCGCGAGAACAA GAGGCTCCTGGAGAAGTCCCAGCGGGTGGAGGCCATCCTGGCCTCCATGCAGGCCACGGGGGCCGAGGCGGCGCAGCTGCAcgaggtggaggagatgatcACGGGGCCcgagaggcagcagctggagagcctgAAACGCAACGTCAACAA GATCGACGCCAGCGAGAACCAGGTGGATGAGACCATCTTTGTGCTGGAGTCCTTCATCGAGAGCACCATGAAGAGGCCGtga
- the SNX27 gene encoding sorting nexin-27 has product MSDRGPRGPRCANGARRLRGLHFPPHPAARTGGGAGSYGGRRGPGLVTRAVRGRQDGGRGGRSGAGEGPPGGPRVVRIVKSESGYGFNVRGQVSEGGQLRSINGELYAPLQHVSAVLGGGAADRAGVRKGDRILEVNGVNVEGATHKQVVDLIRAGEKELVLTVLSVPPHEAESLEPPEEPLGPPFYDYSEKQAVPISIPTYKHVEQSGEKFVVYNVYMAGRQLCSKRYREFAILHQNLKREFANFTFPRLPGKWPFSLSEQQLDARRRGLEEYLEKVCSIRVIGESDIMQEFLSESDENYNGVSDVELRVALPDVTTVTVRVKKNSTTDQVYQAVAAKVGMDSVTANYFALFEVINHSFVRKLAPNEFPHKLYVQNYTSAVPGTCLTLRKWLFTTEEEALLNDNDLAVAYFFHQAVDDVKKGYIKAEEKSYQLQKLCEQRKMVMYLNMLRTCEGYNEITFPHCSCDSRRKGHVISAISIRHFKLHACTEEGQLENQVIAFEWEEMQRWDTDEEGMAFCFEYARAEKKPRWVKIFTPYFNYMHECFERVFCELKWRKENLFQLVRSQQRDAAT; this is encoded by the exons ATGAGTGACCGCGG CCCCCGCGGCCCGCGGTGCGCTAACGGCGCTCGGCGGCTCCGCGGACTCCATTTCCCACCGCACCCCGCGGCGCGGACGGGAGGGGGGGCGGGTTCCTACGGCGGCCGGCGCGGGCCCGGTCTCGTGACGCGCGCCGTGCGCGGACGCCAAGATGGCGGACGAGGAGGGCGAAGCGGGGCCGGGGAGGGACCCCCGGGCGGGCCCCGCGTCGTCCGCATCGTCAAGTCCGAGTCCGGCTACGGCTTTAACGTCCGCGGGCAAGTGAGCGAAGGCGGGCAGCTGCGCAGCATCAACGGCGAGCTGTACGCGCCGCTGCAGCACGTCAGCGCCGTGCTGGGCGGAGGGGCCGCCGACCGCGCCGGGGTGCGCAAGGGGGACCGCATCCTGGAGGT GAACGGGGTGAACGTGGAGGGAGCCACGCACAAGCAGGTGGTGGATCTGATCCGCGCCGGCGAGAAGGAGCTGGTGCTGACGGTGCTGTCGGTGCCGCCGCACGAGGCCGAGAGCCTGGAGCCGCCCGAGGAGCCGCTGGGGCCGCCCTTCTACGACTACAGCGAGAAGCAGGCGGTGcccatctccatccccaccTACAAACACGTGGAGCAGAGCGGGGAGAAGTTCGTG GTGTACAACGTTTACATGGCCGGGCGGCAGCTGTGCTCCAAGCGCTACCGGGAATTCGCCATCCTGCACCAGAACCTGAAGCGGGAATTCGCCAACTTCACCTTCCCGCGCCTGCCCGGCAAGTGGCCGTTCTCGCTGTCCGAGCAGCAGCTGGACGCCCGCAGGAGGGGCCTGGAGGAGTACCTGGAGAAGG TGTGCTCCATCCGGGTCATCGGCGAGAGCGACATCATGCAGGAGTTCCTGTCGGAGTCGGACGAG aATTACAACGGCGTCTCCGACGTGGAGCTGCGGGTGGCGCTCCCGGACGTCACCACGGTGACGGTGAGGGTGAAGAAGAACAGCACCACGGACCAGGTGTACCAG GCGGTGGCTGCCAAGGTGGGCATGGACAGCGTCACCGCCAACTACTTCGCCCTCTTCGAGGTCATCAACCACTCCTTCG TGCGGAAGTTGGCTCCCAACGAGTTCCCCCACAAGCTCTACGTGCAGAATTACACCTCGGCCGTGCCGGGGACGTGCCTGACCCTGCGCAAGTGGCTCTTCACCACCGAGGAGGAGGCGCTGCTCAACGACAACGACCTGGCCGTCGCCTACTTCTTCCACCAG GCCGTTGATGACGTCAAGAAAGGCTACATCAAAGCCGAGGAGAAATCCTACCAGCTCCAGAAGCTCTGCGAGCAGAGGAAGATGGTCATG TACCTGAACATGCTGCGGACGTGCGAGGGCTACAACGAGATCACCTTCCCGCACTGCTCGTGCGACTCGCGGCGCAAGGGCCACGTCATCTCGGCCATCAGCATCCGCCACTTCAAGCTGCACGCCTGCACCGAGGAGGGCCAGCTCGAG AACCAGGTGATCGCCTTCGAGTGGGAGGAGATGCAGCGCTGGGACACGGACGAGGAGGGCATGGCCTTCTGCTTCGAGTACGCGCGCGCCGAGAAGAAACCGCGCTGGGTCAAGATCTTCACCCCCTAC TTCAATTACATGCACGAGTGCTTCGAGCGAGTGTTCTGCGAGCTCAAGTGGAGGAAGGAG AACCTTTTCCAGCTGGTCAGGTCACAGCAAAGGGACGCGGCCACTTAA
- the CELF3 gene encoding CUGBP Elav-like family member 3, whose amino-acid sequence MLSKQQADEDVRKMFEPFGTIDECTVLRGPDGTSKGCAFVKFQSHAEAQAAIAALHGSRTLPGASSSLVVKFADTEKERGLRRMQQVASQLGMFSPIALQFGAYSAYTQALMQQQAALVAAHSAYLSPMATMAVQMQHMGTVNPNGLIATPLPPSSGTSTPPAMAATPVPAIAAPLSVNGYSPVPAQPAGPPAPDAVYAGGVPPFPAQSPAAPGDPLQQAYAGMQHYTAAYPAAYGLVSPAFAPPGPLLAPPPPPQQQQREGPEGCNIFIYHLPQEFADTEILQMFLPFGNVISAKVFVDRATNQSKCFGFVSFDNPASAQAAIQAMNGFQIGMKRLKVQLKRPKDANRPY is encoded by the exons ATGCTGAGCAAGCAGCAGGCGGACGAGGACGTGCGGAAGATGTTCGAGCCCTTCGGCACCATCGACGAGTGCACGGTGCTGCGCGGCCCCGACGGCACCAGCAAAG gCTGCGCCTTCGTCAAGTTCCAGAGCCACGCGGAGGCCCAGGCCGCCATCGCCGCCCTGCACGGGAGCCGCACGCTGCCG gGCGCCTCGTCCAGCCTGGTGGTGAAGTTCGCGGACACGGAGAAGGAGCGGGGGCTGCGGCGCATGCAGCAGGTGGCCAGCCAGCTGGGCATGTTCAGCCCCATCGCGCTCCAGTTCGGCGCCTACAGCGCCTACACGCAGGCG CTGATGCAGCAGCAGGCGGCCCTGGTGGCCGCGCACTCGGCCTACCTCAGCCCCATGGCCACCATGGCCGTCCAGATGCAGCACATGGGCACGGTCAACCCCAATGGGCTCATCGCCACCCCCCTGCCACCCTCCTCAG GAACCAGCACCCCCCCGGCCATGGCGGCCACCCCCGTCCCGGCCATCGCGGCCCCGCTGAGCGTCAACGGCTACAGCCCCGTGCCCGCGCAGCCCGCGGGGCCCCCCGCCCCCGACGCCGTCTACGCCGGGGGGGTCCCCCCCTTCCCAG cccagagccccgcGGCCCCCGGGGACCCCCTGCAGCAGGCGTACGCTGGCATGCAGCACTACACTG CCGCGTACCCGGCCGCCTACGGGCTGGTGAGCCCGGCCTTCGCCCCCCCGGGACCCCTGCtcgcccccccgccccccccgcagcagcagcagcgtgaAG GCCCCGAGGGCTGTAACATCTTCATCTACCACCTGCCCCAGGAGTTCGCCGACACCGAGATCCTGCAGATGTTCCTCCCCTTCGGCAACGTCATCTCCGCCAAGGTCTTCGTGGACAGGGCCACCAACCAGAGCAAGTGCTTCG gcTTCGTGAGCTTTGACAACCCCGCGAGCGCCCAGGCCGCCATCCAGGCCATGAACGGCTTCCAGATCGGCATGAAGCGGCTCAAGGTGCAGCTCAAGAGGCCCAAAGACGCCAACCGGCCCTACTGA